A window of the Sandaracinaceae bacterium genome harbors these coding sequences:
- a CDS encoding chloride channel protein produces the protein MAGKHFESLDDEARALHDSWDSIVRIVLLVAMLTILVWGACTLLRLAVHFALHVVLEAVTPKTWEAAAILLLSLTGSGIVRGLLAQRAVWQSAFGDGMGTALSNYHVTYDHEGDDPQPRYERPAFALAARKFVTTLLTIGSGASGGLEAPVVMMGEAVSAGFARVLAVRSEHELRTYQLAGIAAAVSTLLGAPFTAALFATEVAYGDRIIYRKLAYCLWAGVIAFWLNGWLSGGYEPLFVGPAHSEVYSIAELGAAALVAVTVSVPVAFGFGKAMVAIEKFFAARVRSGWHAVVSALGTGIVALALSYAADLSPAHVLGMGERTLSGILAGDAVLATWWMLLLVLVGKTITTGLTMAGSGSAGLLVPSMYLGGVSGALVAHLANLTGWTQLDPALFAVVGLGSSLVAVIGVPLAAIALVLEVFGKSFGPPAILACGVTYLLTLKFKLYDAQRSSPTPTADETGG, from the coding sequence ATGGCAGGCAAGCACTTCGAGAGCCTCGACGACGAGGCACGCGCGCTCCACGACTCCTGGGACTCCATCGTCCGCATCGTGCTCCTGGTGGCGATGCTCACCATCCTGGTGTGGGGCGCCTGCACGCTGCTGCGCCTCGCGGTGCACTTCGCGCTGCACGTGGTGCTGGAGGCCGTCACCCCCAAGACCTGGGAGGCCGCCGCCATCCTGCTGCTCTCGCTCACGGGCTCCGGGATCGTGCGCGGGCTCTTGGCGCAACGCGCGGTGTGGCAGTCGGCCTTCGGCGACGGCATGGGCACGGCGCTGTCCAACTACCACGTCACCTACGACCACGAGGGCGACGACCCCCAGCCGCGCTACGAGCGCCCCGCCTTCGCGCTCGCCGCGCGCAAGTTCGTCACGACGTTGCTCACCATCGGCAGCGGCGCGTCGGGCGGGCTCGAGGCCCCCGTCGTGATGATGGGCGAGGCCGTCAGCGCGGGCTTCGCGCGTGTGCTGGCGGTGCGCAGCGAGCACGAGCTGCGTACGTATCAGCTGGCGGGCATCGCGGCGGCGGTGTCCACGCTGCTCGGCGCGCCCTTCACGGCGGCCCTGTTCGCGACCGAGGTGGCCTACGGAGACCGCATCATCTACCGCAAGCTCGCCTACTGCCTGTGGGCGGGCGTGATCGCCTTCTGGCTGAACGGCTGGCTCAGCGGCGGCTACGAGCCGCTCTTCGTCGGCCCCGCGCACTCCGAGGTGTACTCCATCGCCGAGCTGGGCGCGGCGGCGCTGGTGGCGGTCACCGTCTCGGTACCGGTCGCCTTCGGCTTCGGTAAGGCCATGGTCGCCATCGAGAAGTTCTTCGCCGCGCGCGTCCGGTCGGGGTGGCACGCGGTCGTCAGCGCGCTCGGGACGGGGATCGTGGCGCTGGCCCTCTCCTACGCGGCGGACCTCAGCCCCGCGCACGTGCTGGGCATGGGCGAGCGCACGCTCAGCGGCATCCTCGCGGGCGACGCGGTGCTGGCCACCTGGTGGATGCTGCTGCTCGTCCTGGTCGGCAAGACCATCACCACCGGCCTCACCATGGCGGGCAGCGGCAGCGCGGGCCTGCTGGTGCCGTCCATGTACCTGGGTGGCGTGTCCGGCGCGCTGGTCGCGCACCTGGCCAACCTCACGGGCTGGACCCAGCTGGACCCGGCCCTGTTCGCGGTGGTGGGCCTCGGCAGCTCGCTCGTCGCCGTCATCGGCGTGCCCCTCGCCGCGATCGCGCTGGTGCTGGAGGTGTTCGGAAAATCCTTCGGCCCGCCCGCCATCCTCGCCTGCGGAGTCACCTACCTGCTGACGTTGAAGTTCAAGCTGTACGACGCACAGCGCAGCTCTCCCACGCCCACGGCCGACGAGACTGGCGGGTGA
- a CDS encoding SUF system Fe-S cluster assembly regulator yields MLRISKLTDYGIVIATHLASCGEPHPVSDLSAETQIPAPTVAKVLKALAKAEVVVSQRGARGGYQLARRPEEISVVHVIEALEGPIAVTECVDDETVCSHEARCSVRANWQRINDAVYAALENIRLSDMAEPGGERLVQLVRSAGEANRARMSV; encoded by the coding sequence ATGCTCCGTATTTCCAAACTCACCGACTACGGCATCGTCATCGCCACGCACCTCGCGTCGTGCGGTGAGCCGCATCCGGTGAGCGACCTCAGCGCCGAGACGCAGATCCCGGCCCCGACCGTGGCCAAGGTGCTCAAGGCGCTGGCCAAGGCCGAGGTGGTGGTCAGCCAGCGCGGCGCGCGCGGCGGCTACCAGCTGGCGCGGCGTCCGGAGGAGATCAGCGTGGTGCACGTCATCGAGGCCCTCGAGGGGCCCATCGCGGTGACGGAGTGCGTGGACGACGAGACCGTCTGCTCCCACGAGGCGCGCTGCAGCGTGCGCGCCAACTGGCAGCGCATCAACGACGCGGTATACGCCGCGCTCGAGAACATCCGCTTGTCCGACATGGCCGAGCCCGGCGGCGAGCGCCTCGTGCAGCTCGTGCGCAGCGCGGGCGAGGCCAACCGCGCACGGATGAGCGTCTGA
- the sufB gene encoding Fe-S cluster assembly protein SufB: MAEATQEIDQVLKKSYGAGFVTDIEQDIIAPGLDENTVRFISAKKEEPEWLLEWRLSALRAWQKMKEPTWANVDYPSIDYQSISYFAAPKRPEDAPQSLDEVDPKLLETYEKLGIPLHERAILAGVAVDAVFDSVSVHTSFRGKLAEEGIIFMSFSEAVKEHPELVRKYLGTVVPVRDNYFAALNSAVFSDGSFVYIPKGVRCPMELSTYFRINAANTGQFERTLIIADEGAHVSYLEGCTAPQRDENQLHAAIVELVAHQDAEIKYSTVQNWYPGDEDGKGGIYNFVTKRGLCEGARSKISWTQVETGSAITWKYPSCVLKGDDSVGEFYSVALSNHRQQADTGTKMIHLGKRTRSTIVSKGISAGHGRQTYRGGVTIARSAEGARNYTQCDSLLIGGHCQAHTVPYVDVKNPTAKVEHEATTSRIGEDQLFYCQQRGLSEEDAVSLIVNGFAKEVLKELPMEFAVEAQKLLGVSLEGAIG; this comes from the coding sequence ATGGCCGAAGCAACCCAAGAGATCGATCAAGTCCTCAAGAAGTCCTACGGCGCAGGGTTCGTCACGGACATCGAGCAGGACATCATCGCGCCCGGCTTGGACGAGAACACCGTGCGCTTCATCTCGGCCAAGAAAGAGGAGCCCGAGTGGCTGCTGGAGTGGCGCCTGAGCGCGCTGCGCGCCTGGCAGAAGATGAAGGAGCCCACCTGGGCCAACGTCGACTACCCCAGCATCGACTACCAGAGCATCTCGTACTTCGCGGCGCCCAAGCGCCCCGAGGACGCGCCGCAGAGTCTGGACGAGGTGGACCCCAAGCTGCTCGAGACCTACGAGAAGCTGGGCATCCCGCTGCACGAGCGCGCCATCCTGGCGGGTGTGGCCGTGGACGCCGTGTTCGACAGCGTCTCCGTGCACACCAGCTTCCGCGGCAAGTTGGCCGAGGAGGGCATCATCTTCATGAGCTTCTCCGAGGCCGTGAAGGAGCACCCCGAGCTGGTGCGCAAGTACCTCGGCACGGTGGTGCCCGTGCGCGACAATTACTTCGCCGCGCTCAACAGCGCGGTCTTCAGCGATGGGTCGTTCGTGTACATCCCCAAGGGCGTGCGCTGCCCGATGGAGCTGAGCACCTACTTCCGCATCAACGCCGCCAACACGGGGCAGTTCGAGCGCACGCTCATCATCGCCGACGAGGGCGCGCACGTGAGCTACCTCGAGGGGTGCACCGCCCCGCAGCGTGACGAGAACCAGCTGCACGCGGCCATCGTCGAGCTGGTCGCGCACCAGGACGCGGAGATCAAGTACAGCACCGTCCAGAACTGGTACCCCGGCGACGAGGACGGCAAGGGCGGCATCTACAACTTCGTCACCAAGCGTGGCCTGTGCGAAGGCGCGCGCAGCAAGATCAGCTGGACGCAGGTGGAGACGGGCTCGGCCATCACCTGGAAGTACCCGAGCTGCGTGCTCAAGGGCGACGACTCCGTGGGCGAGTTCTACTCGGTGGCGCTCAGCAACCACCGGCAGCAGGCCGACACGGGCACCAAGATGATCCACCTGGGCAAGCGCACGCGCAGCACCATCGTGAGCAAGGGCATCAGCGCGGGCCACGGGCGTCAGACCTACCGCGGCGGCGTCACCATCGCCCGCAGCGCGGAGGGCGCGCGCAACTACACGCAGTGCGACTCGCTGCTCATCGGCGGGCACTGCCAGGCGCACACCGTCCCCTACGTGGACGTGAAGAACCCCACCGCCAAGGTGGAGCACGAGGCGACCACCTCGCGCATCGGCGAAGACCAGCTCTTCTACTGCCAGCAGCGCGGGCTGAGCGAGGAAGACGCGGTCAGCCTCATCGTCAACGGCTTCGCCAAGGAAGTCCTCAAGGAGCTGCCCATGGAGTTCGCCGTGGAAGCCCAGAAACTGCTCGGCGTCAGCCTCGAAGGCGCCATCGGCTGA
- a CDS encoding beta-lactamase family protein, protein MLDPPHARIRPSHTRGPARLLLSVMLAACFVGTASCAGAPSCPAFQDTLSIEDNALSCVSAHVPPPAAGIALVVVDDGDVVLRTSHGEVNQAEHLPATPSTPFYLASVSKPFTAMAVLLLVERGRLQLEDTLDRWFPEAGVLWGEVTVHHLLTHQSGIEDYFAITRGGTSGMTNADVLHLVAERPLLFTPGSRHQYSNSGYALAATLVERASGEDFATFLTDEIFTPLGMTHSYVQTPTREPDAFAVSYAPDGTALPYTLRTYGDGGVFASADDLGRWLIAVGRGEILSAAMWERALTSHQGHGYGYGFFLGQGGEDVVGHNGGLAGFRNVVRFDRARQRSVVLLSNGAFDGWILSLADALMED, encoded by the coding sequence ATGCTCGACCCGCCGCACGCACGCATCCGTCCATCGCACACGCGGGGTCCGGCGCGACTCCTGCTCAGCGTGATGCTCGCCGCGTGTTTCGTCGGAACCGCATCCTGCGCTGGCGCACCGTCGTGCCCTGCGTTCCAAGACACGCTCTCGATCGAAGACAACGCACTCAGCTGCGTGTCGGCCCACGTCCCGCCCCCGGCGGCGGGCATCGCCCTCGTGGTCGTGGACGACGGTGACGTGGTGCTGCGCACCAGCCACGGCGAGGTGAACCAAGCCGAGCACCTGCCAGCGACCCCGAGCACGCCGTTCTATCTGGCGTCCGTGTCGAAGCCGTTCACGGCCATGGCCGTCCTCCTGTTGGTCGAGCGAGGACGGCTCCAGCTCGAGGACACGCTGGACCGCTGGTTCCCCGAGGCAGGTGTGCTCTGGGGCGAGGTGACCGTGCACCACCTGCTGACGCATCAGTCGGGCATCGAGGACTACTTCGCGATCACGCGCGGAGGCACCTCGGGGATGACCAACGCCGACGTGCTGCACCTCGTCGCGGAGCGCCCGCTGCTGTTCACGCCGGGTTCCAGGCATCAGTACAGCAACTCGGGGTACGCGCTGGCGGCGACGCTGGTCGAGCGCGCATCCGGGGAGGACTTCGCCACCTTCCTCACGGACGAGATCTTCACGCCCCTCGGGATGACGCACAGCTACGTGCAGACACCGACGCGTGAGCCCGACGCCTTCGCCGTGTCCTATGCGCCCGACGGAACCGCCCTCCCCTACACGCTGCGCACGTATGGCGACGGCGGGGTCTTCGCGAGCGCGGACGACCTGGGTCGCTGGCTGATCGCGGTGGGACGTGGCGAGATTCTGTCGGCGGCCATGTGGGAGCGTGCCCTGACGTCGCATCAGGGTCACGGGTACGGGTACGGCTTCTTCCTGGGCCAAGGCGGCGAAGACGTCGTCGGGCACAACGGGGGCTTGGCGGGCTTTCGGAACGTCGTGCGCTTCGACCGCGCCCGCCAGAGAAGCGTGGTGTTGCTCTCGAACGGCGCCTTCGACGGATGGATCCTGTCGCTGGCGGACGCGTTGATGGAGGACTGA
- the sufC gene encoding Fe-S cluster assembly ATPase SufC translates to MLKITDLHAEVGGTPILKGLSLEIPSGEVHAIMGPNGAGKSTLSYVLSGREGYEVTGGSVTLDGVDLLALGVEERAAAGVFLAFQYPVSIPGVSNLYFMRAALNGVRKQRGEAELDAPSFMRLAREKAKLVELSPELLKRSVNDGFSGGEKKRNEIFQMALLEPKLAILDETDSGLDIDALRVVSGGVNALRDPSRSMLVITHYQRLLDYIVPDRVHVLVDGKIAESGDAELAKQLERDGYAEHRSGAA, encoded by the coding sequence ATGTTGAAGATCACGGACTTGCACGCCGAGGTGGGCGGGACGCCCATCCTCAAGGGGCTCAGCCTCGAGATTCCGTCCGGCGAGGTGCACGCCATCATGGGCCCCAACGGCGCGGGCAAGAGCACGCTCAGCTACGTGCTCTCGGGGCGCGAGGGCTACGAGGTCACGGGCGGCAGCGTCACGCTGGACGGCGTGGACCTGCTCGCCCTGGGTGTGGAAGAGCGCGCCGCGGCCGGGGTGTTCCTGGCCTTCCAGTATCCGGTGTCCATCCCGGGGGTGAGCAACCTCTACTTCATGCGCGCAGCGCTCAACGGCGTGCGCAAGCAGCGCGGTGAGGCGGAGCTGGACGCGCCCAGCTTCATGCGCCTGGCGCGCGAGAAGGCCAAGCTGGTGGAGCTGAGCCCCGAGCTGCTCAAGCGCTCGGTCAACGACGGCTTCAGCGGCGGCGAGAAGAAGCGCAACGAGATCTTCCAGATGGCGCTGCTCGAGCCGAAGCTGGCCATCCTGGACGAGACCGACTCGGGCCTGGACATCGACGCGCTGCGCGTGGTGTCGGGGGGCGTCAACGCGCTGCGTGACCCGTCGCGCTCCATGCTGGTCATCACGCACTACCAGCGCCTGCTGGACTACATCGTGCCCGACCGCGTGCACGTGCTGGTGGACGGCAAGATCGCGGAGAGCGGCGACGCCGAGCTGGCCAAGCAGCTGGAGCGCGACGGCTACGCCGAGCACCGGAGCGGCGCGGCATGA
- the sufD gene encoding Fe-S cluster assembly protein SufD has protein sequence MSEVRVSQASVSAAPHDGEEGIALLRPQPGSRVSPATEAPEVAAMRRAAERALAQWGLPGRKDEAWRFTPVRSALELSPSEPADVWDLERAGAEVRARFAADAVVLPVVDGLPLVTAVEGLPAGVQLMGLDDALAGSVAPEPVALTQERHFRALNTARFERGGLLRVEGEQEHPIHVLYVSTGATVSHARLHVELVRGARASVIEHFVSAKRTDEAAKTLLNAVTDVRVGANAELEHVRVHRSAQQLVGDVAVEVGADARYHSRVVTLGGPLMRLSLHVAFVGKGGSATLDGAYHVAGRDLVDHHTRVEHRAPHCTSHQDYRGVVDEKGTSVFDGIAWVHEAALVSEAHQQNRNLLLTDTAVAHTKPHLEIDTDSVVASHGATVGTLDEDQVFYLRSRGLRDSQARALLTFAFVRELLARISDEGTRHKVEEEMAARLPDGQGLLELFGEVE, from the coding sequence ATGAGCGAGGTGCGTGTCAGCCAAGCGAGCGTGAGCGCGGCGCCCCACGACGGCGAGGAGGGTATCGCTCTCTTGCGGCCCCAGCCCGGGAGCCGCGTTTCGCCCGCGACCGAGGCGCCGGAGGTGGCCGCCATGCGCCGCGCGGCCGAGCGGGCCCTCGCGCAGTGGGGGTTGCCAGGTCGCAAGGACGAGGCCTGGCGCTTCACGCCCGTGCGTTCTGCGCTGGAGCTTTCGCCGAGCGAGCCAGCCGACGTGTGGGACCTGGAGCGCGCTGGCGCGGAGGTGCGCGCGCGCTTCGCGGCAGACGCGGTGGTGCTCCCCGTGGTCGACGGCCTGCCGCTGGTGACTGCTGTGGAGGGGCTCCCCGCGGGCGTGCAGCTGATGGGCCTGGACGACGCGCTGGCCGGGAGCGTGGCGCCCGAGCCCGTGGCGCTCACCCAGGAGCGGCACTTTCGCGCGCTGAACACGGCGCGCTTCGAGCGCGGCGGGCTGCTGCGCGTCGAGGGCGAGCAGGAGCACCCCATCCACGTGCTGTACGTGAGCACCGGGGCCACCGTGTCCCACGCGCGCTTGCACGTGGAGCTGGTGCGCGGCGCGCGGGCCAGCGTCATCGAGCACTTCGTCTCGGCCAAGCGCACGGACGAAGCCGCGAAGACGCTGCTCAACGCGGTGACCGACGTGCGCGTCGGCGCGAACGCGGAGCTGGAGCACGTGCGCGTGCATCGCAGCGCCCAGCAGCTGGTGGGCGACGTGGCCGTCGAGGTGGGCGCCGATGCCCGCTATCACTCGCGCGTCGTCACGCTGGGCGGCCCGCTGATGCGGCTGAGCCTGCACGTGGCGTTCGTGGGCAAGGGCGGCAGCGCCACGCTGGACGGGGCCTACCACGTGGCCGGCCGCGATTTGGTGGACCACCACACCCGGGTCGAGCACCGCGCGCCGCACTGCACCAGCCACCAGGACTACCGCGGCGTGGTGGACGAGAAGGGCACCTCCGTGTTCGACGGCATCGCGTGGGTGCACGAGGCGGCGCTGGTGAGCGAGGCGCACCAGCAGAACCGCAACCTGCTGCTGACGGACACCGCCGTCGCGCACACCAAGCCGCACCTCGAGATCGACACGGACTCGGTCGTGGCCAGTCACGGCGCCACGGTGGGCACGCTCGACGAGGACCAGGTGTTCTACCTGCGCTCACGTGGGCTGCGCGACAGCCAGGCGCGCGCGCTGCTCACCTTCGCGTTCGTGCGCGAGCTGCTGGCGCGCATCTCCGACGAGGGGACGCGCCACAAAGTGGAAGAAGAGATGGCGGCCCGTCTGCCGGATGGGCAGGGGCTGCTGGAGCTCTTCGGGGAGGTCGAATGA
- a CDS encoding MBL fold metallo-hydrolase, with protein MIEIEFLGAAQGVTGSMHLVHTPQGNVLLDCGLFQGRRKESVERNRNLRVDPREVDVAVLSHAHIDHSGALPVLYKAGYRGAIYATEATTDLCSAMLEDAAAIQKHDAEWINGKVARGTTSMDPVEPLYEQAHVDGVMKQMVATPYHEPRQILPGVTLTFFDAGHVLGSAIVVLDIDDEGDMKRVVFTGDLGRHAMPILRDPELPHGANVLLMESTYGDRLHPPRKAMEDDLARIVEETVARRGKVVIPSFALERAQEILYTLRRLLDAGRLPEVPVYLDSPLALKVTDVFRRHPGCYDDETAQMLANDGSPFNFPGLRYVESVRESMDIDANREPCIIIAASGMCEFGRVVHHLKAIVEDPNSVVVIVGFMAQHTLGRRLVERRPRVRILGVEWQRSCRVEVLEGFSAHADQRDLLAFAEKVRTRGQLRQVALVHGELTGLRALEHELRERQFPSVAVPAEGDVLRC; from the coding sequence ATGATCGAGATCGAGTTCCTGGGTGCGGCGCAGGGGGTCACGGGCTCCATGCACTTGGTCCACACGCCGCAGGGCAACGTCCTGTTGGACTGCGGGCTGTTCCAGGGGCGCCGCAAGGAGTCGGTGGAGCGCAACCGCAACCTGCGCGTCGACCCGCGCGAGGTGGACGTGGCCGTGCTCTCGCACGCGCACATCGATCACTCCGGCGCGCTGCCCGTGCTCTACAAGGCGGGCTATCGCGGCGCCATCTACGCCACCGAGGCCACGACCGACCTGTGCAGCGCCATGCTGGAGGACGCGGCCGCCATCCAGAAGCACGACGCCGAGTGGATCAACGGCAAGGTGGCGCGCGGCACCACGTCGATGGACCCAGTGGAGCCGCTCTACGAGCAGGCGCACGTGGACGGCGTGATGAAGCAGATGGTGGCCACGCCCTACCACGAGCCGCGGCAGATCCTCCCGGGCGTGACGTTGACCTTCTTCGACGCAGGTCACGTGCTGGGCAGCGCCATCGTGGTGCTCGACATCGACGACGAGGGCGACATGAAGCGCGTCGTCTTCACCGGCGACCTCGGGCGCCACGCCATGCCCATCCTGCGCGACCCGGAGCTGCCGCACGGCGCCAACGTGCTGCTGATGGAGTCCACCTACGGCGACCGGCTGCACCCGCCCCGCAAGGCCATGGAGGACGACCTGGCCCGCATCGTGGAGGAGACGGTGGCGCGGCGGGGCAAGGTGGTGATCCCCTCGTTCGCGCTCGAGCGCGCGCAGGAGATCCTCTACACGCTGCGGCGCCTGCTGGACGCCGGGCGCCTGCCCGAGGTCCCCGTCTACCTGGACTCGCCGCTGGCGCTGAAGGTGACCGACGTGTTCCGTCGCCACCCGGGCTGCTACGACGACGAGACGGCGCAGATGCTCGCCAACGACGGCTCCCCCTTCAACTTCCCGGGGCTGCGTTACGTCGAGTCCGTGCGCGAGTCGATGGACATCGACGCCAACCGCGAGCCCTGCATCATCATCGCGGCCAGCGGCATGTGCGAGTTCGGCCGCGTGGTGCACCACCTGAAGGCCATCGTGGAAGACCCCAACAGCGTGGTGGTCATCGTGGGCTTCATGGCGCAGCACACCCTCGGCCGCCGCCTGGTCGAGCGCCGCCCGCGCGTGCGCATCCTGGGCGTGGAGTGGCAGCGCTCCTGCCGCGTGGAGGTGCTGGAGGGCTTCAGCGCCCACGCCGACCAGCGCGACCTCCTGGCCTTCGCGGAGAAGGTGCGCACCCGCGGCCAGCTCCGGCAGGTGGCCCTGGTCCACGGCGAGCTCACCGGCCTGCGCGCCCTCGAGCACGAGCTGCGGGAGCGGCAGTTCCCGAGCGTGGCCGTGCCCGCCGAGGGGGACGTGCTGCGGTGCTGA
- a CDS encoding response regulator translates to MSSDEGSPQLTPQAADASGRRTEPRVEASYLVRFRSIDDMVESYTRNISRGGLFIATKRFLPIGSIVRLNVELPDDKPPASVLARVAYVLDVEAAEARKSNPGMGMEFLHADHEVGRRIAEQLVRGLDPQPSDMPITADVLVVDDSPMYLERAASLARNLGHRVRTAKNGLEAIGLLMKEPADIVLSDVQMPMMDGWQFLRIVRSRPTLARTPVIFLTTLTGEPERLRGYQLGVDDYLGKPFDDEELAARIGRVLLRSKHRPSSSADRGALSGDLSLVSLPSVLSFIEAERRTGALLVISEPHIATLHIQAGAVHRVDLSTDVGLAGVERLFHVLDWTHGRFEFGPSDANVDDELKLPTSYVLMEHARRRDESGRD, encoded by the coding sequence GTGTCCAGCGACGAAGGCTCCCCCCAACTCACACCGCAAGCCGCAGACGCCTCCGGCCGCAGGACCGAGCCGCGCGTCGAGGCCAGCTACCTGGTGCGCTTCCGCTCCATCGACGACATGGTGGAGTCGTACACCCGCAACATCAGCCGGGGTGGCCTGTTCATCGCAACCAAGCGCTTCCTGCCCATCGGGTCCATCGTGCGCCTGAACGTCGAACTGCCTGACGACAAGCCGCCCGCGAGCGTCCTGGCGCGCGTCGCGTACGTGCTGGACGTGGAAGCCGCCGAGGCCCGGAAGAGCAACCCGGGCATGGGCATGGAGTTCCTGCACGCCGACCACGAGGTGGGTCGTCGCATCGCCGAGCAGCTGGTGCGTGGCCTGGACCCGCAGCCTTCGGACATGCCCATCACCGCGGACGTCCTGGTCGTGGACGACTCGCCCATGTATCTGGAGCGCGCCGCTAGCCTGGCGCGCAACCTCGGTCACCGCGTGCGCACCGCCAAGAACGGGCTCGAGGCCATCGGCCTGCTCATGAAGGAGCCCGCGGACATCGTGCTCTCCGACGTGCAGATGCCCATGATGGACGGCTGGCAGTTCCTGCGCATCGTGCGCTCGCGCCCCACCCTGGCGCGCACCCCCGTCATCTTCCTCACCACGCTCACGGGCGAGCCGGAGCGCCTGCGCGGCTACCAGCTGGGCGTGGACGACTACCTCGGCAAGCCCTTCGACGACGAGGAGCTCGCCGCGCGCATCGGCCGCGTGCTCCTCCGCAGCAAGCACCGCCCCAGCAGCTCGGCCGACCGCGGCGCGCTCAGCGGGGACCTCAGCCTGGTGTCGCTGCCCAGCGTCCTCTCTTTCATCGAGGCCGAGCGCCGGACGGGGGCGCTACTGGTCATCTCCGAGCCGCACATCGCCACGCTGCACATCCAGGCGGGCGCCGTCCACCGGGTGGACCTCTCCACGGACGTGGGCCTGGCTGGCGTGGAGCGCCTGTTCCACGTGCTGGACTGGACCCACGGGCGCTTCGAGTTCGGGCCCAGCGACGCCAACGTCGACGACGAGCTCAAGCTGCCCACGTCGTACGTGCTCATGGAGCACGCGCGGCGCCGCGACGAGTCCGGCCGGGACTGA
- a CDS encoding acyl-CoA dehydrogenase family protein — MIFTPEHDELRRTVRTFVEQELNPHVREWEDAGRFPIHEVFAKMGELGLLGVTKPTAYGGMGLDYSYGMVMAEEMGRVTCGGVPLAVGVQTDMATPALARFGSDELRKEYLAPAIAGQMVAAIAVSEPQAGSDVAGVATTATKDGDDYVINGTKMWITNAPSADWFCLLANTSEGKPHVNKSLIVVPKDAGGITVDKPLKKLGMHASETAQVFFDNVRVPQRNRIGQEGAGFTMQMLQFQEERLFAAANSIRSMERVIDETAAYARERKVFGRPLLDNQSVHFRLAELKCEVECLRALTYRACEMYINGKDVLQLASMAKLKVGRLTREVADACLQYWGGNGFMWENPAGQLYRDGRLGSIGGGADEIMLNIICKTMGTLPGR, encoded by the coding sequence ATGATCTTCACGCCAGAGCACGATGAGCTTCGCCGCACCGTCCGCACCTTCGTCGAACAGGAGCTGAACCCGCACGTCCGCGAGTGGGAGGACGCAGGGCGCTTCCCCATTCACGAGGTGTTCGCGAAGATGGGCGAGCTGGGCCTGCTGGGGGTGACCAAGCCCACCGCGTACGGCGGGATGGGGCTCGACTACTCGTACGGCATGGTCATGGCCGAGGAGATGGGGCGCGTCACCTGCGGCGGTGTGCCGCTGGCCGTGGGCGTGCAGACCGACATGGCCACCCCGGCCCTCGCGCGCTTCGGCAGCGACGAGCTGCGCAAGGAGTACCTGGCGCCGGCCATCGCGGGCCAGATGGTGGCGGCCATCGCGGTGAGCGAGCCGCAGGCGGGCAGCGACGTGGCGGGCGTCGCGACCACCGCCACCAAGGATGGCGACGACTACGTCATCAACGGCACCAAGATGTGGATCACCAACGCGCCCAGCGCGGACTGGTTCTGCCTGTTGGCCAACACGTCGGAGGGCAAGCCCCACGTGAACAAGTCGCTCATCGTCGTGCCCAAGGACGCGGGCGGCATCACCGTGGACAAGCCCCTCAAGAAGCTGGGCATGCACGCCTCGGAGACGGCGCAGGTGTTCTTCGACAACGTGCGCGTGCCGCAGCGCAACCGCATTGGTCAGGAGGGCGCGGGCTTCACCATGCAGATGCTGCAGTTCCAGGAGGAGCGCTTGTTCGCGGCGGCCAACAGCATCCGCTCCATGGAGCGCGTCATCGACGAGACGGCGGCCTACGCGCGGGAGCGCAAGGTGTTCGGGCGCCCGCTGCTGGACAACCAGTCCGTGCACTTCCGGCTGGCGGAGCTGAAGTGCGAGGTGGAGTGCCTGCGCGCGCTCACGTACCGCGCGTGCGAGATGTACATCAACGGCAAGGACGTGCTGCAGCTGGCGTCCATGGCGAAGCTGAAGGTGGGGCGCCTGACGCGCGAGGTGGCCGACGCGTGCCTGCAGTACTGGGGCGGCAACGGCTTCATGTGGGAGAACCCCGCCGGGCAGCTGTACCGCGACGGACGGCTGGGTTCCATCGGCGGCGGCGCAGACGAGATCATGCTGAACATCATCTGCAAGACCATGGGCACGCTGCCAGGACGCTGA